From the Winogradskyella forsetii genome, the window ATTTATTTTTAATTGGATTGCCGTGCTCAACTCTTACAAATGAGCTATGCATTTCTAACGGATCCAAAATTTTGAGCTTGAGATAAGTGTTTAGATTTTGATCTACAATACGTTCCACAATAATTGCTAACAAATTATAATTGGTATTGGAATAGCTTACTTTTTCACCAGGTAAATGGTTTAAAGATTTTTGTCTAACCGCTAAACCTAAAACTGTGCTATTGTCGTAATACGAGGTATCATAATTAAAACCAGCCAAATACATCAATGTATGATAATTTCGAATTCCGCTGGTATGATTTAGTAAATGTTTGATCTTTACTTGCTCCTCATACTCGGGAAATTCAGGCAAATAGAGTCTGATGTCATCGTCTAAACTAATTTTACCCTCTTTTGACAATGCCCAAATTGCTGAGGCCGTAAATTGTTTTGCTAGAGATGCTATATCAAAAATCGTGGAATCCGAATTTTTAACAGTGTAATCTAAACTAGAAAGTCCAAAACCTTTAGCATAAATAGATTTTCCTTGATGGATGACTTTTACGCTTAATCCAGGCGCATCGTTGGTATCGTAAACTTCTAATAAGGCATCGATCTTTTGAACTATCTCTTCCTGGGCTGTTGAGATACAGCACATGAAAAAGCAAACCAATAAGCAACGATATCTTAAGGTTGGCATTGCTTGTATTTTTGGTAGAAATAAGTCGGAATTAAACCAAAGTTTAAAAACAAAAACCCAATAAAAACTATGATGCCTCTGTAAGGCCAGTTTAAAAATTCAAACATGGCGCCTATTCCGAGAATAAAAAACGTCATAAACCCGAGGATATAAAATGATTTCTTCATAATAAATGATTTAAGAATATTTGTGAATTGATTTTTTATAGTTGGCATAAAAATGAACAGGAAGAATGATTAAAACCGAAATTAAAATTGCACCAAGTAACCAGGCATTAGCATAAGGCCATTGCATCATTTGAAATACCAAACTCATAACCAAAAGAAGAATAACTATAAAACCTGCTGAAAACTTCAACTTATTAACCGTAATGATTTGTTTGGCAAGTTTTTGATGATGAGTCTCCAATTGTAGATTCTGAAAACTTGTATAACCACCGAATTTCTGCAGAGCTTGTTGATATAATATGTTAAAATCATCAGCATCTTGATTTTCAATATAGGTACAGATATGATCCACCAAATCCTCTTTTAAGTCTTTGTTTTCCACACCATATAACGCTAAGCTGTTTTCTATAAAAGCAATATGTTTTTCTGACAATTCCATATTTATATGGGTTTAGGATTAAAAATTAAACTCAAGGTCTCAATAAAATCATTGATTTCTTCAGTAACAGTCTCGACCATTTTCTTCCCTTCTTTGGTGACTTTATAATATTTTCTAACACGCTTCCCAATAAAAACCTTTTCGGTTTCCAACACCTTTTTTGCTTCAAGCTTGTGTAGAATGGGATATAATGCACCTTCTGAAATATCAATTTTTCCCGAAGTCATTTTTTTTACGTCTTGCGTAATCTCGTAACCATACATTCTACCCTTAGTATTTATAAGCGCTAGAATGATTGGTTGCAACGTTCCTTTTGTTAATTCTTTGCTATACATAATGCAAATATACATTTTATATAAATGTATCCTAATTAAATGTAAAAAAATGTTATTATTAAACCCTTGTTATAAGTTTTACTTTCATAGCAATGCTTTGTATCTTTGTGTTTATGGAATTAGAACTTATGTTTGATGTACAGAAAATAAGAAAAGACTTCCCAATACTTCAACGTGAAGTTAACGGGAAACCACTCATTTATTTCGATAATGCTGCAACGTCTCAAACACCTCAACAGGTCATTGACGTTATTGTCGATTATTACAGTAATTACAACGCCAATATTCACAGAGGCGTCCATAGTTTAAGTCAGGAAGCGACTGATGCTTATGAGCAAGCGCGATTAAAAATCCAAACGCATTTCAATGCCAAACATAGCCATGAGATTATTTTCACTTCTGGCACAACGCATGGCATCAATTTAGTGGCTAACGGATTTTCTTCAATTTTGAAAAAAGGCGATGAAATTATGGTATCGGCTTTAGAGCACCATAGTAATATTGTGCCTTGGCAAATGCTCTGTGAACGTACAGGCGCAACCCTAAAAGTGATTCCTATGAATCAAAATGGTGAATTGATACTTTCCGAATATGACGAATTACTGAATGAAAACACCAAGTTGGTATTTGTAAACCATATTTCAAATGCTTTAGGAACTATAAATCCCATTGAATACATCATAAAAGAAGCACATAAGGTTGGTGCTGCCGTTTTAGTGGATGGCGCGCAATCCTGTCCGCATATAAGACCAGATGTTCAAGCTTTGGATGTTGATTTTTATGTTTGTTCGGCTCATAAAATGTGTGGTCCAACTGGTGTTGGTATGCTCTACGGAAAAGAGGAATGGTTAAATACATTACCTCCATACCAAGGTGGAGGTGAAATGATTGCTGAAGTCTCTTTCGAAAAAACCACGTATGCAGGTTTACCTCATAAATTCGAAGCTGGAACACCAAACATCTGTGGAGGGATAGCCTTTGGAGCAGCTTTAGATTTTATGAACACGATTGGCTTTGACAATATTGCTAAGTATGAAGATGAGCTTTTAGATTATGGAACCGCAGAGTTACTCAAAATTGAAGGCTTAAAAATTTACGGCACAGCAAAAAATAAAACCTCTGTAATTTCATTTAATGTTGGGTCTATTCATCCTTATGATATTGGAACTATTTTAGACAAAATGGGAATTGCCGTGCGTACAGGTCATCATTGTGCCCAACCTATTATGGATTTTTATAAAATTCCCGGAACCATAAGAGCATCTTTTATGTTTTATAATACTAAGGCAGAAATTGATGCCTTTATAACAGCGCTTAAAAAAGCAATAATGATGTTATCTTAAACTTTGGCATTAAAAGTGTATTTTGTAAGCTCCAAAACCATTACAAATGAAATTTTTATTAAGTTTATTCACCCTTATAATGACGTTTAGCTCTTGTGATTCGTCTAAAAAAGCCGCTGAGCTTAAAGAAACAATGCAAAAAAGACTTTCTGGAACCTACAATATAACCCAGCTTAAAAAGGAAGATGTGCTTTCTAACAAAATTACTATTTCTTTTGACGAAACATCAAATAAGGTCACAGGTTTTGCAGGTTGCAATAGTTTCTTCGGTAGTTACACCTTGGAAAATAATAGGATAGCGTTCAATAACCTGGCTGCTTCAAAAAAATTCTGTCCAAATGATATCATGAAATTTGAAAATCAGTTTTTAGAATCCTTGAGAGCGGTAGATGCATTTTCAAAACGTGGCGATAACATAGTTTTTTCGGCAGAAGATGAGACTATGATCATTGGGACAGAAGCCATTGGCGAGTCTAAAAAAAGTTCGGTTGTAAACTACAGGGATAATACAGCCGTGAAATACCAGTCGATTTCCAGAGGCGCTTTTGATTTTATAATGCTTTCGAAAACAAAACTATCAATTTCTAAAGATAGTAGTCTTAAGACTATTGATAAATATCAAATTGAAGCGGAAGATTGGCAAGCTGTAAATGCATTGATTGAAGCTATTGACGTAGAATCCATTCAAAATTTAACACCGCCTTCTAAAAAGCATCAATATGATGGCGCACCTTTGGCCACTTTAGCCATAATAATTGGCGATGTGGAATATATGACACCTGCTTTTGACCACGGCAATCCACCAGAAGCCATCGAAGCTTTAGTTAATAAAGTGTTATCAATTAAAGAAAACACGTTAAAACAATAGCGATTTTGTAATTTTGCACAAAAGATTGAGACTATGACCATTGAAGACGTACAAAACGAAATTATTGATGAGTTTTCCATGTTTGAAGATTGGGAGGAACGCTACCAATACATGATAGATTTAGGGAAAGACTTACCTTTAATAGACGAAAAATATAAAACTGAAGATAATATCATTAAAGGTTGCCAAAGTAAAGTTTGGGTGCATGCCAATATGCAAGATGATAAAGTGAACTTTACGGCAGATAGCGATGCCATTATTACCAAAGGAATTATAGCCATATTGATCCGCGTATTTTCAAATCAACATCCCAAGGATATTCTAGATGCGAATACTGATTTTATTGATAAAA encodes:
- a CDS encoding META domain-containing protein, whose protein sequence is MKFLLSLFTLIMTFSSCDSSKKAAELKETMQKRLSGTYNITQLKKEDVLSNKITISFDETSNKVTGFAGCNSFFGSYTLENNRIAFNNLAASKKFCPNDIMKFENQFLESLRAVDAFSKRGDNIVFSAEDETMIIGTEAIGESKKSSVVNYRDNTAVKYQSISRGAFDFIMLSKTKLSISKDSSLKTIDKYQIEAEDWQAVNALIEAIDVESIQNLTPPSKKHQYDGAPLATLAIIIGDVEYMTPAFDHGNPPEAIEALVNKVLSIKENTLKQ
- a CDS encoding DUF3309 domain-containing protein produces the protein MELSEKHIAFIENSLALYGVENKDLKEDLVDHICTYIENQDADDFNILYQQALQKFGGYTSFQNLQLETHHQKLAKQIITVNKLKFSAGFIVILLLVMSLVFQMMQWPYANAWLLGAILISVLIILPVHFYANYKKSIHKYS
- a CDS encoding SufE family protein translates to MTIEDVQNEIIDEFSMFEDWEERYQYMIDLGKDLPLIDEKYKTEDNIIKGCQSKVWVHANMQDDKVNFTADSDAIITKGIIAILIRVFSNQHPKDILDANTDFIDKIGLKEHLSPTRANGLVSMIKQLKMYAIAYQTQLS
- a CDS encoding PadR family transcriptional regulator, with amino-acid sequence MYSKELTKGTLQPIILALINTKGRMYGYEITQDVKKMTSGKIDISEGALYPILHKLEAKKVLETEKVFIGKRVRKYYKVTKEGKKMVETVTEEINDFIETLSLIFNPKPI
- a CDS encoding aminotransferase class V-fold PLP-dependent enzyme, which produces MFDVQKIRKDFPILQREVNGKPLIYFDNAATSQTPQQVIDVIVDYYSNYNANIHRGVHSLSQEATDAYEQARLKIQTHFNAKHSHEIIFTSGTTHGINLVANGFSSILKKGDEIMVSALEHHSNIVPWQMLCERTGATLKVIPMNQNGELILSEYDELLNENTKLVFVNHISNALGTINPIEYIIKEAHKVGAAVLVDGAQSCPHIRPDVQALDVDFYVCSAHKMCGPTGVGMLYGKEEWLNTLPPYQGGGEMIAEVSFEKTTYAGLPHKFEAGTPNICGGIAFGAALDFMNTIGFDNIAKYEDELLDYGTAELLKIEGLKIYGTAKNKTSVISFNVGSIHPYDIGTILDKMGIAVRTGHHCAQPIMDFYKIPGTIRASFMFYNTKAEIDAFITALKKAIMMLS